A genomic region of Fundulus heteroclitus isolate FHET01 chromosome 24, MU-UCD_Fhet_4.1, whole genome shotgun sequence contains the following coding sequences:
- the LOC105931069 gene encoding SLAIN motif-containing protein 1 isoform X1, which yields MEAAVLGHAVMTDVDCNSNSLNAELEVKKLQELVRKLERQNEQLRSRAGGCISGGYPHLPGPLPTLLCQASLGSFSPPEEPFEYFHPHAGREDEEDEASEPSVLDDLELLDLESLSCSEESDETWLYSASKAGESSAESLSPLQWCRQNLDSPKSDVEAARRSLSLRLEQVSRWRSSVSTPTTSPGPPPTRATAMSSPLAKPCCTPPPTERHAAPLLSSPLHPVLHRSLSPIGKELSPVAERTPTFFPHPASRSRSLRRSTLSPQSSVDSDLGTSEAEDDSINLGYKLQDLTDVQVMARLQEESLRQDYASTSSVLANRRSQSFTFQLSQLSAGPGLEEEDEEDDEDYGLLPPPQPRLTRLSHSHTFSSVRDWRRSTSSLGTPPSTPSTPPYLSAGFAFQAQPPTQLLGLGSLCGGEQQGFSPGSDKLRRSMPNLVRAPSMPSVPVPTASSASLLRNSQSFDSSSGLTRLQSSIPSPGQLQNRVQSLGNFSSLSRQPLKATAYVSPTIKGSTSTSLTSLSSSGNNRGIPLLSKPAAGGSAPTVTMPRSSLPRPASFVGPTSSSPRSKLAVSSRSLLTPPKSLSTFSALRDSTWRDGCY from the exons ATGGAGGCAGCCGTGCTGGGCCACGCTGTCATGACGGATGTGGACTGCAACAGCAACAGCCTGAACGCCGAGCTGGAGGTGAAGAAGCTGCAGGAGCTGGTGCGGAAGCTGGAGCGGCAGAACGAGCAGCTGCGGAGCCGGGCTGGAGGCTGCATCTCCGGGGGCTACCCGCACCTCCCCGGCCCGCTGCCCACCCTGCTCTGCCAGGCGTCCTTAGGCTCCTTTTCCCCTCCGGAAGAACCGTTTGAGTATTTCCACCCACACGCGGggagagaggatgaggaggatgaggcaTCGGAACCGTCGGTTCTGGATGACTTGGAGCTTCTGGATCTGGAATCTCTGAGCTGCTCAGAGGAATCGGATGAAACCTG GTTATACTCAGCATCCAAAGCAGGAGAGAGCTCAGCCGAGTCGCTCAGCCCGCTGCAGTGGTGCCGGCAGAATCTGGACAGCCCCAAGTCGGACGTGGAGGCCGCCAGGAGGTCGTTGTCACTGCGACTAGAACAAG TCTCCAGGTGGCGTAGCTCCGTGTCCACCCCCACCACCTCCCCCGGCCCCCCTCCGACCCGAGCCACAGCCATGTCTTCCCCCTTGGCCAAACCTTGCTGCACCCCGCCGCCAACAGAAAGACACG CAGCTCCATTGCTCTCCTCCCCTCTGCACCCTGTCCTCCATCGCTCTCTGAGCCCCATAGGGAAGGAGCTGTCCCCTGTAGCCGAGAGGACTCCCACTTTCTTCCCTCACCCCGCCAGCCGAA GCCGCAGCCTCCGCCGCTCCACCCTCAGCCCACAATCCTCTGTGGACAGTGACCTGGGCACGTCTGAGGCGGAGGACGACTCCATCAACCTCGGATACAAACTTCAAGACCTGACGGACGTGCAGGTCATGGCCCGGCTGCAGGAGGAAA GTCTAAGGCAGGACTACGCCAGCACATCGTCTGTCCTGGCCAACCGCCGCAGCCAgagcttcaccttccagctCAGCCAGCTCAGCGCCGGCCCCGGcctggaggaggaagacgaggaggaCGACGAAGACTACGGCCTCCTGCCGCCGCCGCAGCCGCGCCTCACCCGCCTGTCGCACTCCCACACCTTCTCCAGCGTCCGCGACTGGCGAAGAAGCACCAGCTCCCTGGGCACCCCTCCTTCCACGCCCTCCACGCCGCCGTACCTTTCCGCTGGCTTCGCCTTCCAAGCTCAGCCGCCAACGCAGCTGCTGGGACTGGGCAGCCTGTGTGGCGGCGAGCAGCAGGGCTTCAGCCCAGGATCAG ATAAGCTCCGGCGGAGCATGCCTAACCTCGTCAGAGCTCCCAGCATGCCTAGTGTACCCGTTCCCActgcttcttctgcttctttgcTTCGTAACAGCCAGAGTTTTGATTCTTCCAGCGGTTTGACTCGCCTGCAGTCCTCCA TCCCCTCTCCAGGCCagcttcagaaccgggtccaaagCCTAGGGAACTTCTCCTCATTGTCACGGCAGCCACTGAAGGCCACCGCCTATGTCAGCCCCACTATTAAAGGCTCGACCTCAACCAGCCTCACGTCCCTGAGCAGCAGCGGGAATAACAGAGGGATCCCCCTGCTCAGTAAACCTGCAGCAGGAGGCTCCGCCCCCACCGTGACCATGCCCCGCAGCAGCCTGCCACGCCCGGCCTCCTTCGTGGGCCCCACAAGCTCCAGCCCCCGTAGCAAGTTGGCTGTATCATCGCGAAG tttaCTGACACCTCCAAAGAGCTTGTCCACCTTCAGTGCCCTTCGCGACAGCACCTGGAGAGATGGCTGCTACTGA
- the LOC105931069 gene encoding SLAIN motif-containing protein 1 isoform X2 encodes MEAAVLGHAVMTDVDCNSNSLNAELEVKKLQELVRKLERQNEQLRSRAGGCISGGYPHLPGPLPTLLCQASLGSFSPPEEPFEYFHPHAGREDEEDEASEPSVLDDLELLDLESLSCSEESDETWLYSASKAGESSAESLSPLQWCRQNLDSPKSDVEAARRSLSLRLEQVSRWRSSVSTPTTSPGPPPTRATAMSSPLAKPCCTPPPTERHAPLLSSPLHPVLHRSLSPIGKELSPVAERTPTFFPHPASRSRSLRRSTLSPQSSVDSDLGTSEAEDDSINLGYKLQDLTDVQVMARLQEESLRQDYASTSSVLANRRSQSFTFQLSQLSAGPGLEEEDEEDDEDYGLLPPPQPRLTRLSHSHTFSSVRDWRRSTSSLGTPPSTPSTPPYLSAGFAFQAQPPTQLLGLGSLCGGEQQGFSPGSDKLRRSMPNLVRAPSMPSVPVPTASSASLLRNSQSFDSSSGLTRLQSSIPSPGQLQNRVQSLGNFSSLSRQPLKATAYVSPTIKGSTSTSLTSLSSSGNNRGIPLLSKPAAGGSAPTVTMPRSSLPRPASFVGPTSSSPRSKLAVSSRSLLTPPKSLSTFSALRDSTWRDGCY; translated from the exons ATGGAGGCAGCCGTGCTGGGCCACGCTGTCATGACGGATGTGGACTGCAACAGCAACAGCCTGAACGCCGAGCTGGAGGTGAAGAAGCTGCAGGAGCTGGTGCGGAAGCTGGAGCGGCAGAACGAGCAGCTGCGGAGCCGGGCTGGAGGCTGCATCTCCGGGGGCTACCCGCACCTCCCCGGCCCGCTGCCCACCCTGCTCTGCCAGGCGTCCTTAGGCTCCTTTTCCCCTCCGGAAGAACCGTTTGAGTATTTCCACCCACACGCGGggagagaggatgaggaggatgaggcaTCGGAACCGTCGGTTCTGGATGACTTGGAGCTTCTGGATCTGGAATCTCTGAGCTGCTCAGAGGAATCGGATGAAACCTG GTTATACTCAGCATCCAAAGCAGGAGAGAGCTCAGCCGAGTCGCTCAGCCCGCTGCAGTGGTGCCGGCAGAATCTGGACAGCCCCAAGTCGGACGTGGAGGCCGCCAGGAGGTCGTTGTCACTGCGACTAGAACAAG TCTCCAGGTGGCGTAGCTCCGTGTCCACCCCCACCACCTCCCCCGGCCCCCCTCCGACCCGAGCCACAGCCATGTCTTCCCCCTTGGCCAAACCTTGCTGCACCCCGCCGCCAACAGAAAGACACG CTCCATTGCTCTCCTCCCCTCTGCACCCTGTCCTCCATCGCTCTCTGAGCCCCATAGGGAAGGAGCTGTCCCCTGTAGCCGAGAGGACTCCCACTTTCTTCCCTCACCCCGCCAGCCGAA GCCGCAGCCTCCGCCGCTCCACCCTCAGCCCACAATCCTCTGTGGACAGTGACCTGGGCACGTCTGAGGCGGAGGACGACTCCATCAACCTCGGATACAAACTTCAAGACCTGACGGACGTGCAGGTCATGGCCCGGCTGCAGGAGGAAA GTCTAAGGCAGGACTACGCCAGCACATCGTCTGTCCTGGCCAACCGCCGCAGCCAgagcttcaccttccagctCAGCCAGCTCAGCGCCGGCCCCGGcctggaggaggaagacgaggaggaCGACGAAGACTACGGCCTCCTGCCGCCGCCGCAGCCGCGCCTCACCCGCCTGTCGCACTCCCACACCTTCTCCAGCGTCCGCGACTGGCGAAGAAGCACCAGCTCCCTGGGCACCCCTCCTTCCACGCCCTCCACGCCGCCGTACCTTTCCGCTGGCTTCGCCTTCCAAGCTCAGCCGCCAACGCAGCTGCTGGGACTGGGCAGCCTGTGTGGCGGCGAGCAGCAGGGCTTCAGCCCAGGATCAG ATAAGCTCCGGCGGAGCATGCCTAACCTCGTCAGAGCTCCCAGCATGCCTAGTGTACCCGTTCCCActgcttcttctgcttctttgcTTCGTAACAGCCAGAGTTTTGATTCTTCCAGCGGTTTGACTCGCCTGCAGTCCTCCA TCCCCTCTCCAGGCCagcttcagaaccgggtccaaagCCTAGGGAACTTCTCCTCATTGTCACGGCAGCCACTGAAGGCCACCGCCTATGTCAGCCCCACTATTAAAGGCTCGACCTCAACCAGCCTCACGTCCCTGAGCAGCAGCGGGAATAACAGAGGGATCCCCCTGCTCAGTAAACCTGCAGCAGGAGGCTCCGCCCCCACCGTGACCATGCCCCGCAGCAGCCTGCCACGCCCGGCCTCCTTCGTGGGCCCCACAAGCTCCAGCCCCCGTAGCAAGTTGGCTGTATCATCGCGAAG tttaCTGACACCTCCAAAGAGCTTGTCCACCTTCAGTGCCCTTCGCGACAGCACCTGGAGAGATGGCTGCTACTGA
- the LOC105931069 gene encoding SLAIN motif-containing protein 1 isoform X3 produces MEAAVLGHAVMTDVDCNSNSLNAELEVKKLQELVRKLERQNEQLRSRAGGCISGGYPHLPGPLPTLLCQASLGSFSPPEEPFEYFHPHAGREDEEDEASEPSVLDDLELLDLESLSCSEESDETWLYSASKAGESSAESLSPLQWCRQNLDSPKSDVEAARRSLSLRLEQAAPLLSSPLHPVLHRSLSPIGKELSPVAERTPTFFPHPASRSRSLRRSTLSPQSSVDSDLGTSEAEDDSINLGYKLQDLTDVQVMARLQEESLRQDYASTSSVLANRRSQSFTFQLSQLSAGPGLEEEDEEDDEDYGLLPPPQPRLTRLSHSHTFSSVRDWRRSTSSLGTPPSTPSTPPYLSAGFAFQAQPPTQLLGLGSLCGGEQQGFSPGSDKLRRSMPNLVRAPSMPSVPVPTASSASLLRNSQSFDSSSGLTRLQSSIPSPGQLQNRVQSLGNFSSLSRQPLKATAYVSPTIKGSTSTSLTSLSSSGNNRGIPLLSKPAAGGSAPTVTMPRSSLPRPASFVGPTSSSPRSKLAVSSRSLLTPPKSLSTFSALRDSTWRDGCY; encoded by the exons ATGGAGGCAGCCGTGCTGGGCCACGCTGTCATGACGGATGTGGACTGCAACAGCAACAGCCTGAACGCCGAGCTGGAGGTGAAGAAGCTGCAGGAGCTGGTGCGGAAGCTGGAGCGGCAGAACGAGCAGCTGCGGAGCCGGGCTGGAGGCTGCATCTCCGGGGGCTACCCGCACCTCCCCGGCCCGCTGCCCACCCTGCTCTGCCAGGCGTCCTTAGGCTCCTTTTCCCCTCCGGAAGAACCGTTTGAGTATTTCCACCCACACGCGGggagagaggatgaggaggatgaggcaTCGGAACCGTCGGTTCTGGATGACTTGGAGCTTCTGGATCTGGAATCTCTGAGCTGCTCAGAGGAATCGGATGAAACCTG GTTATACTCAGCATCCAAAGCAGGAGAGAGCTCAGCCGAGTCGCTCAGCCCGCTGCAGTGGTGCCGGCAGAATCTGGACAGCCCCAAGTCGGACGTGGAGGCCGCCAGGAGGTCGTTGTCACTGCGACTAGAACAAG CAGCTCCATTGCTCTCCTCCCCTCTGCACCCTGTCCTCCATCGCTCTCTGAGCCCCATAGGGAAGGAGCTGTCCCCTGTAGCCGAGAGGACTCCCACTTTCTTCCCTCACCCCGCCAGCCGAA GCCGCAGCCTCCGCCGCTCCACCCTCAGCCCACAATCCTCTGTGGACAGTGACCTGGGCACGTCTGAGGCGGAGGACGACTCCATCAACCTCGGATACAAACTTCAAGACCTGACGGACGTGCAGGTCATGGCCCGGCTGCAGGAGGAAA GTCTAAGGCAGGACTACGCCAGCACATCGTCTGTCCTGGCCAACCGCCGCAGCCAgagcttcaccttccagctCAGCCAGCTCAGCGCCGGCCCCGGcctggaggaggaagacgaggaggaCGACGAAGACTACGGCCTCCTGCCGCCGCCGCAGCCGCGCCTCACCCGCCTGTCGCACTCCCACACCTTCTCCAGCGTCCGCGACTGGCGAAGAAGCACCAGCTCCCTGGGCACCCCTCCTTCCACGCCCTCCACGCCGCCGTACCTTTCCGCTGGCTTCGCCTTCCAAGCTCAGCCGCCAACGCAGCTGCTGGGACTGGGCAGCCTGTGTGGCGGCGAGCAGCAGGGCTTCAGCCCAGGATCAG ATAAGCTCCGGCGGAGCATGCCTAACCTCGTCAGAGCTCCCAGCATGCCTAGTGTACCCGTTCCCActgcttcttctgcttctttgcTTCGTAACAGCCAGAGTTTTGATTCTTCCAGCGGTTTGACTCGCCTGCAGTCCTCCA TCCCCTCTCCAGGCCagcttcagaaccgggtccaaagCCTAGGGAACTTCTCCTCATTGTCACGGCAGCCACTGAAGGCCACCGCCTATGTCAGCCCCACTATTAAAGGCTCGACCTCAACCAGCCTCACGTCCCTGAGCAGCAGCGGGAATAACAGAGGGATCCCCCTGCTCAGTAAACCTGCAGCAGGAGGCTCCGCCCCCACCGTGACCATGCCCCGCAGCAGCCTGCCACGCCCGGCCTCCTTCGTGGGCCCCACAAGCTCCAGCCCCCGTAGCAAGTTGGCTGTATCATCGCGAAG tttaCTGACACCTCCAAAGAGCTTGTCCACCTTCAGTGCCCTTCGCGACAGCACCTGGAGAGATGGCTGCTACTGA
- the LOC105931069 gene encoding SLAIN motif-containing protein 1 isoform X4 — protein MEAAVLGHAVMTDVDCNSNSLNAELEVKKLQELVRKLERQNEQLRSRAGGCISGGYPHLPGPLPTLLCQASLGSFSPPEEPFEYFHPHAGREDEEDEASEPSVLDDLELLDLESLSCSEESDETWLYSASKAGESSAESLSPLQWCRQNLDSPKSDVEAARRSLSLRLEQGRSLRRSTLSPQSSVDSDLGTSEAEDDSINLGYKLQDLTDVQVMARLQEESLRQDYASTSSVLANRRSQSFTFQLSQLSAGPGLEEEDEEDDEDYGLLPPPQPRLTRLSHSHTFSSVRDWRRSTSSLGTPPSTPSTPPYLSAGFAFQAQPPTQLLGLGSLCGGEQQGFSPGSDKLRRSMPNLVRAPSMPSVPVPTASSASLLRNSQSFDSSSGLTRLQSSIPSPGQLQNRVQSLGNFSSLSRQPLKATAYVSPTIKGSTSTSLTSLSSSGNNRGIPLLSKPAAGGSAPTVTMPRSSLPRPASFVGPTSSSPRSKLAVSSRSLLTPPKSLSTFSALRDSTWRDGCY, from the exons ATGGAGGCAGCCGTGCTGGGCCACGCTGTCATGACGGATGTGGACTGCAACAGCAACAGCCTGAACGCCGAGCTGGAGGTGAAGAAGCTGCAGGAGCTGGTGCGGAAGCTGGAGCGGCAGAACGAGCAGCTGCGGAGCCGGGCTGGAGGCTGCATCTCCGGGGGCTACCCGCACCTCCCCGGCCCGCTGCCCACCCTGCTCTGCCAGGCGTCCTTAGGCTCCTTTTCCCCTCCGGAAGAACCGTTTGAGTATTTCCACCCACACGCGGggagagaggatgaggaggatgaggcaTCGGAACCGTCGGTTCTGGATGACTTGGAGCTTCTGGATCTGGAATCTCTGAGCTGCTCAGAGGAATCGGATGAAACCTG GTTATACTCAGCATCCAAAGCAGGAGAGAGCTCAGCCGAGTCGCTCAGCCCGCTGCAGTGGTGCCGGCAGAATCTGGACAGCCCCAAGTCGGACGTGGAGGCCGCCAGGAGGTCGTTGTCACTGCGACTAGAACAAG GCCGCAGCCTCCGCCGCTCCACCCTCAGCCCACAATCCTCTGTGGACAGTGACCTGGGCACGTCTGAGGCGGAGGACGACTCCATCAACCTCGGATACAAACTTCAAGACCTGACGGACGTGCAGGTCATGGCCCGGCTGCAGGAGGAAA GTCTAAGGCAGGACTACGCCAGCACATCGTCTGTCCTGGCCAACCGCCGCAGCCAgagcttcaccttccagctCAGCCAGCTCAGCGCCGGCCCCGGcctggaggaggaagacgaggaggaCGACGAAGACTACGGCCTCCTGCCGCCGCCGCAGCCGCGCCTCACCCGCCTGTCGCACTCCCACACCTTCTCCAGCGTCCGCGACTGGCGAAGAAGCACCAGCTCCCTGGGCACCCCTCCTTCCACGCCCTCCACGCCGCCGTACCTTTCCGCTGGCTTCGCCTTCCAAGCTCAGCCGCCAACGCAGCTGCTGGGACTGGGCAGCCTGTGTGGCGGCGAGCAGCAGGGCTTCAGCCCAGGATCAG ATAAGCTCCGGCGGAGCATGCCTAACCTCGTCAGAGCTCCCAGCATGCCTAGTGTACCCGTTCCCActgcttcttctgcttctttgcTTCGTAACAGCCAGAGTTTTGATTCTTCCAGCGGTTTGACTCGCCTGCAGTCCTCCA TCCCCTCTCCAGGCCagcttcagaaccgggtccaaagCCTAGGGAACTTCTCCTCATTGTCACGGCAGCCACTGAAGGCCACCGCCTATGTCAGCCCCACTATTAAAGGCTCGACCTCAACCAGCCTCACGTCCCTGAGCAGCAGCGGGAATAACAGAGGGATCCCCCTGCTCAGTAAACCTGCAGCAGGAGGCTCCGCCCCCACCGTGACCATGCCCCGCAGCAGCCTGCCACGCCCGGCCTCCTTCGTGGGCCCCACAAGCTCCAGCCCCCGTAGCAAGTTGGCTGTATCATCGCGAAG tttaCTGACACCTCCAAAGAGCTTGTCCACCTTCAGTGCCCTTCGCGACAGCACCTGGAGAGATGGCTGCTACTGA